A genomic window from Arthrobacter sp. FW305-BF8 includes:
- a CDS encoding LssY C-terminal domain-containing protein, whose amino-acid sequence MASQTIQEPEHSRPDSRKARWGTRWATVVAVLQRLLYVAITGAMGWAVYFFLLARLARGPEQVWVFLPVWLIAAYAFLPRVHKIFSSLYLPNYFIGRARTGDGVLGDPVNLAVIGPADELRTAMLTAGWIEADPVTPATAWRTLTATLLGRSYAQSPVSALYVFGNKQDMVFQREIDGNPRKRHHVRFWKCPDGWMLPGGFAVDWVGAGTYDKSVGLSLFTFQITHKIADGTDEERDFIIGTLQAAKAVESVHVIRHFSSGYHHRNGGGDSIRTDGHLPIIDLRPPGRTDPVGPF is encoded by the coding sequence GTGGCCAGCCAAACGATTCAGGAGCCGGAGCACTCCCGGCCGGACAGCCGGAAGGCGCGCTGGGGCACCCGCTGGGCCACGGTCGTCGCCGTCCTCCAGCGGCTGCTGTACGTGGCCATCACCGGAGCCATGGGCTGGGCGGTCTATTTCTTCCTGCTCGCCCGGCTGGCCAGGGGACCGGAGCAGGTGTGGGTGTTTCTGCCCGTCTGGCTCATTGCGGCCTATGCCTTCCTGCCCCGCGTCCACAAGATCTTCAGCAGCCTGTACCTGCCGAATTACTTCATCGGGCGTGCCCGCACCGGCGACGGCGTGCTGGGCGATCCGGTCAACCTCGCTGTCATCGGACCCGCGGACGAGCTCCGCACCGCGATGCTCACGGCAGGATGGATTGAGGCCGACCCCGTCACCCCGGCCACCGCCTGGCGCACGCTCACCGCGACCCTTCTCGGCCGGAGCTATGCGCAGTCGCCCGTCAGCGCCCTGTATGTCTTCGGCAACAAGCAGGACATGGTGTTCCAGCGGGAGATCGATGGCAACCCGCGCAAGCGGCACCATGTGCGGTTCTGGAAATGCCCGGACGGCTGGATGCTTCCCGGCGGGTTCGCCGTCGACTGGGTGGGCGCCGGTACCTACGACAAAAGCGTTGGCCTCTCGCTCTTCACGTTCCAAATTACACACAAGATCGCCGACGGGACCGATGAAGAGCGCGACTTCATCATCGGCACGCTGCAAGCGGCAAAGGCCGTGGAATCCGTGCACGTGATTAGGCATTTCTCCTCCGGATACCACCACCGCAACGGTGGTGGGGACAGCATCCGCACGGACGGGCACCTTCCGATCATCGACCTCCGCCCGCCCGGCCGGACGGACCCAGTGGGGCCCTTTTAG
- a CDS encoding pyridoxal phosphate-dependent aminotransferase, whose translation MRAMQNSSRLQDVRYDLRGPVQHAAKKMEAEGHSILRMNLGDPAPFGLHAPESIVVDMIHHLREAQGYSDSKGIFSARTAISQYYQTKGLMEIGVEDIFIGNGVSELISMTLQAFLEDGDEVLIPSPDYPLWTAATVLCGGSAVHYMCDEENNWWPDMADVEAKITDRTRAIVLINPNNPTGAVYPRHVLEGFADLARRHDLVLFSDEIYEKILFEDKVHIHTASVARDIPVLTFSGLSKAYRMPGYRAGWVAVSGPRWATAAYRESLELLASLRLCPNVPAQHAIQTSLGGYQSITDLIRPGGRLREQRDLACRLLNEIPGVSCVPAAGAMYLFPKLDPEMYPFVDDEQFVLDLLQDQKILVSHGTAFNWHATDHFRFVILPAVDDIREAVRRISTFLSSYRAKAGRARAMSGNAHHGTDELSA comes from the coding sequence ATGCGCGCCATGCAGAATTCCAGCCGATTGCAAGATGTCCGGTACGACCTCAGGGGTCCGGTGCAGCACGCGGCGAAGAAGATGGAGGCGGAAGGCCACAGCATTCTGCGCATGAACCTCGGGGATCCGGCGCCGTTCGGCCTGCATGCGCCGGAGTCCATCGTGGTGGACATGATCCACCACCTGCGCGAGGCGCAGGGCTACAGCGATTCGAAGGGCATTTTCTCCGCCCGGACCGCCATCTCGCAGTACTACCAGACCAAGGGCCTGATGGAGATCGGCGTCGAGGACATCTTCATCGGCAACGGCGTCAGCGAGCTCATTTCCATGACGCTGCAGGCCTTCCTGGAGGACGGCGACGAGGTCCTCATCCCGTCCCCGGACTATCCGCTGTGGACTGCCGCCACGGTGCTCTGCGGCGGCAGCGCCGTGCACTACATGTGCGATGAGGAGAACAACTGGTGGCCGGACATGGCGGACGTCGAGGCGAAGATCACTGACCGCACGCGTGCCATCGTGCTCATCAACCCCAATAACCCGACCGGGGCCGTCTATCCCCGGCACGTCCTCGAGGGGTTCGCCGATCTGGCCCGCCGCCATGACCTGGTGCTGTTTTCCGATGAGATCTACGAGAAGATCCTGTTCGAGGACAAAGTCCATATCCACACGGCTTCCGTGGCCCGGGACATTCCGGTACTGACGTTTTCCGGCCTGTCCAAGGCGTACCGGATGCCCGGGTACCGGGCCGGCTGGGTGGCCGTGAGCGGGCCGCGCTGGGCAACCGCCGCGTACCGGGAGTCGCTGGAGCTGCTGGCCTCGCTCCGGCTCTGCCCCAATGTTCCCGCGCAGCACGCCATCCAGACGTCGCTGGGCGGCTACCAAAGCATCACGGACCTGATCCGGCCCGGCGGGCGCCTGCGCGAACAGCGCGACCTTGCCTGCCGGCTACTCAACGAGATCCCCGGCGTGAGCTGCGTGCCGGCGGCCGGTGCGATGTACCTGTTCCCGAAGCTGGATCCGGAGATGTACCCGTTCGTGGACGACGAGCAGTTCGTCCTTGATCTGCTTCAGGACCAGAAAATCCTGGTCTCGCACGGGACGGCGTTCAACTGGCACGCGACTGACCACTTCAGGTTCGTCATCCTGCCCGCCGTTGACGACATCCGCGAGGCGGTCCGCCGTATCTCCACCTTCCTGTCCTCGTACCGGGCCAAAGCGGGCCGCGCCCGCGCCATGTCCGGCAACGCCCACCACGGTACGGACGAACTGAGCGCCTGA
- a CDS encoding phosphatase PAP2 family protein: protein MYESVVEADGVAGLDHPVLAAGKSMRSPGLDAAITAFTDVGGTIGMPVLALAVMGVLAYRRRSWTPVILIVTAGLGSLLMTIAGKRLIGRTRPDLSDAVPPYEHSASFPSGHSLNAIVVAGIVAYLVILRLKTARSRILAGAAAAVFAAAMGLSRVYLGHHWLTDVLAAWALGAAWLALVITAHRLYLTVRKRRARGEVPAGTAPGAVAPKAGRA from the coding sequence GTGTACGAGTCAGTAGTTGAAGCGGACGGGGTTGCCGGCCTGGATCACCCTGTCCTGGCGGCCGGCAAGAGCATGCGCTCCCCCGGACTGGATGCCGCCATCACCGCCTTCACCGATGTGGGCGGTACCATCGGCATGCCCGTCCTGGCCTTGGCGGTCATGGGTGTCCTTGCCTACCGGCGGCGGTCCTGGACTCCAGTCATTCTCATTGTCACCGCGGGCCTGGGCTCCCTTCTGATGACCATCGCGGGCAAGCGGCTGATCGGCCGCACCCGCCCCGACCTCAGCGACGCAGTTCCGCCCTACGAACACTCGGCGTCATTTCCCAGCGGCCACTCCCTGAATGCAATAGTGGTCGCGGGAATTGTGGCCTACTTGGTCATCCTGCGGCTGAAGACCGCGCGCAGCCGCATTCTCGCCGGCGCGGCCGCCGCCGTCTTCGCCGCAGCCATGGGCTTGAGCAGGGTCTACCTCGGCCACCACTGGCTCACCGACGTCCTCGCCGCGTGGGCACTCGGTGCGGCCTGGCTGGCCCTCGTGATCACGGCCCACCGGCTCTACCTGACAGTGCGGAAGCGGCGGGCACGCGGTGAGGTCCCGGCGGGAACGGCGCCCGGGGCAGTTGCCCCTAAGGCAGGACGCGCCTAA